A region from the Paraburkholderia youngii genome encodes:
- a CDS encoding peroxiredoxin has translation MSLRINDTAPNFTARTTQGTIDFHDWIGDQWAILFSHPKDFTPVCTTELGYMAKIEPEFTKRNAKLIGLSVDPVEDHEKWAKDIEETQGAAVKYPMIGDTDLAVAKMYNMLPADAGDTSEGRTAATNATVRSVFIIGPDKKIKLTLTYPMSTGRNFDEILRVLDSIQLTAKHRVATPVNWKQGEDVIITSAVSNEEAQQVFPGFKTIKPYLRTTKQPR, from the coding sequence ATGTCACTTCGTATCAATGACACCGCGCCCAATTTCACCGCGCGGACCACGCAGGGCACCATCGATTTCCACGACTGGATCGGCGACCAATGGGCGATCCTGTTTTCTCACCCGAAAGACTTCACGCCGGTTTGCACGACTGAACTGGGCTACATGGCGAAGATCGAGCCGGAGTTCACCAAGCGCAACGCGAAGCTGATCGGGCTATCGGTCGATCCGGTCGAAGACCACGAAAAATGGGCCAAGGACATCGAGGAAACGCAGGGCGCCGCCGTCAAGTACCCGATGATCGGCGACACCGACCTCGCAGTCGCCAAGATGTACAACATGCTGCCGGCCGACGCGGGCGATACCAGCGAGGGCCGCACCGCAGCGACCAACGCGACCGTGCGCTCGGTTTTCATCATCGGTCCCGACAAGAAGATCAAGCTGACGCTGACCTACCCGATGAGCACCGGCCGCAACTTCGACGAAATCCTGCGCGTGCTCGATTCGATCCAACTGACCGCCAAACATAGGGTCGCGACGCCGGTCAACTGGAAGCAGGGCGAAGACGTGATCATCACGTCGGCGGTCAGCAACGAAGAGGCGCAGCAGGTGTTCCCTGGCTTCAAGACCATCAAACCGTATCTGCGCACCACCAAGCAACCGCGCTGA
- the galU gene encoding UTP--glucose-1-phosphate uridylyltransferase GalU, producing MLAVHKAVFPVAGIDTRFLPATKASPKEMLPVIDKPLIQYAVEEAVAAGITELIFVTGRGKRVIEDHFDRSYEVEHVLRARGLQNLAELVQSIKPPNVNCIYVRQAEPLGLGHAVLCAQKLIGDEPFAVVLADDLLEGQPPVLEQMVHIFSHYDSSVIGVEEFEAHGACSHGVVGGRHWDERVINVSSIVEKPAPEKAPSCFGVAGRYVLMPAIFDHLRAQRPGPHGEIQLTPAIHSMLEEEQVLAYEFIGKRYDCGTKLGYLQATVDFALRHNEVHDAFGAWLRKRVDGETAAPGTTH from the coding sequence ATGCTCGCAGTTCACAAGGCGGTGTTTCCGGTCGCGGGAATCGACACGCGCTTTCTGCCGGCCACGAAGGCGAGTCCGAAGGAGATGCTGCCGGTCATCGACAAACCGCTGATTCAATATGCGGTCGAAGAAGCGGTTGCCGCGGGTATCACCGAGCTGATCTTCGTCACGGGCCGCGGTAAGCGCGTGATCGAAGATCATTTCGACAGATCCTACGAAGTCGAACACGTGCTGCGGGCGCGCGGGCTGCAAAACCTCGCCGAACTCGTGCAAAGCATCAAACCACCCAACGTCAACTGCATCTATGTTCGGCAAGCCGAGCCGCTCGGACTCGGGCATGCGGTGTTGTGCGCGCAAAAGCTGATCGGCGACGAGCCGTTCGCGGTCGTTCTCGCCGACGATCTGCTCGAGGGTCAGCCGCCCGTTCTCGAGCAGATGGTGCACATCTTCAGCCATTACGATTCGTCGGTAATCGGGGTCGAGGAATTCGAAGCGCACGGCGCTTGCTCGCATGGCGTGGTCGGCGGACGACATTGGGACGAGCGCGTGATCAACGTGTCGAGCATCGTCGAAAAGCCCGCGCCGGAAAAAGCGCCTTCGTGCTTCGGCGTCGCGGGGCGCTATGTGTTGATGCCAGCGATATTCGACCACTTGCGCGCGCAGCGGCCCGGCCCTCACGGCGAGATTCAACTGACACCCGCCATTCATTCGATGCTCGAGGAAGAGCAGGTGCTCGCGTATGAATTCATCGGCAAACGCTACGACTGCGGGACCAAGCTCGGTTATCTGCAGGCGACCGTCGACTTCGCGCTGCGGCATAACGAAGTGCACGATGCATTCGGTGCCTGGTTGCGCAAGCGGGTCGACGGCGAGACGGCCGCGCCGGGCACCACGCATTAG
- a CDS encoding acid phosphatase: MTHLRVSLPLRLTILASVAALAACGGSNDSSTPTSSNTSTTTTTASIPAPPADPGFVDNAAIPDVPAFVDTIATNQRGDARYATLATNAGVRVVSRFLDIWQPLTEIVDAGVSAPANGSFPAVVQSTWTGLPNDGTPGGAVVNSAVHAANIQFVVTETTNRTQAQADAAYYDDRRGKGYSVTDGMGPLTNAWRTAAQQTTTITSIPADATTVLYNDAGNNIGVGSSGGNSNFGQVVDLLSNMGNNASTEPAKRFYKYARPYRWSTSVVVAPTLVPAESTTPSTDGGYISGHEAEAMRDAMTMAYVLPERFQEMASRGLELGENRIFAGMHSPLDVIAGRMFALAATAANLSDPSNATLKGAAFSQAHAALMQSTNTNSTNFAAFAHSGTAATDRFADYATNKADFTRRMTFGFAPIESTDAPPVVPKGAEVLLETRFPYLSAAQRRVVLKTTELPSGYPVMDDAEGWGRLNMFAAGDGYGAFNGSVIVSMDASQGGFNASDLWRNDISGAGKLTLQGSGTLKLGGNNTWSGGSQVSGGVLEADSPNAFGTGDVYLGAGGVTIAATSPVSIVGKYTQLAGTTLELDIDGKGAGQLHVGNQLTIAGGTLHVKFVNGFAPKVGDTIDLIDGNGANKQFTTITVDGHMATPVYSANGVSVHIDS, from the coding sequence ATGACTCATCTTCGCGTCTCTCTTCCGCTGCGCCTCACTATTCTCGCAAGCGTGGCGGCACTAGCCGCGTGCGGTGGCAGCAATGACTCTTCTACGCCGACGTCCTCGAATACTTCGACGACAACGACGACGGCCTCGATCCCGGCTCCGCCTGCCGACCCTGGTTTTGTCGACAACGCCGCAATCCCCGACGTGCCCGCGTTCGTCGACACGATTGCGACCAACCAGCGCGGCGACGCTCGATATGCGACGCTCGCCACGAATGCGGGCGTGCGTGTCGTCTCGCGATTCCTCGATATCTGGCAACCGTTGACCGAGATCGTCGATGCGGGCGTATCCGCCCCCGCCAATGGTTCCTTTCCGGCTGTCGTGCAATCCACGTGGACCGGACTACCCAATGACGGTACGCCGGGTGGGGCGGTCGTGAATAGCGCCGTCCATGCCGCAAACATTCAATTCGTGGTCACCGAGACGACCAACCGAACCCAGGCACAGGCCGATGCAGCCTACTACGACGACCGGCGCGGCAAAGGCTACAGCGTGACCGACGGCATGGGCCCGCTCACCAACGCGTGGCGCACGGCGGCGCAGCAGACGACGACGATCACGTCGATCCCGGCGGATGCGACGACCGTGCTGTACAACGACGCCGGCAACAACATCGGCGTCGGCAGCAGTGGCGGCAATAGCAATTTCGGCCAGGTTGTCGATCTGCTCAGCAACATGGGCAACAACGCATCGACCGAGCCGGCCAAGCGCTTCTACAAATACGCGCGGCCATACCGCTGGAGCACGAGTGTCGTGGTAGCTCCGACTCTGGTGCCGGCCGAGAGCACCACGCCTTCGACCGATGGCGGATATATCAGCGGTCACGAGGCGGAGGCGATGCGCGACGCGATGACAATGGCCTACGTGCTGCCGGAGCGGTTCCAGGAGATGGCGAGCCGCGGCCTCGAACTTGGCGAAAACCGCATTTTTGCCGGTATGCATTCGCCGCTCGACGTCATTGCTGGTCGAATGTTTGCACTTGCGGCGACTGCTGCGAATCTCTCCGATCCCAGCAACGCCACCTTGAAGGGCGCCGCATTTAGTCAGGCGCACGCAGCCCTGATGCAGTCGACCAACACCAATTCGACGAACTTCGCCGCTTTCGCCCACTCCGGCACGGCAGCGACGGACCGCTTCGCCGACTATGCAACGAACAAAGCAGACTTCACCCGCCGTATGACGTTCGGCTTTGCTCCGATCGAATCGACCGATGCGCCTCCCGTCGTGCCGAAGGGTGCGGAAGTATTGCTGGAGACGCGCTTTCCGTATCTGAGCGCAGCCCAGCGCCGCGTGGTGCTCAAGACGACCGAGCTTCCTTCCGGCTATCCGGTCATGGATGACGCGGAAGGATGGGGCCGCCTCAACATGTTTGCGGCCGGCGACGGATATGGTGCGTTCAATGGCAGCGTCATCGTTTCGATGGATGCGTCCCAAGGCGGATTCAACGCGTCGGATCTGTGGCGCAACGACATTTCCGGCGCGGGGAAGTTGACGCTGCAGGGTAGCGGTACGTTGAAGCTCGGTGGCAACAACACCTGGTCGGGCGGTTCCCAGGTAAGCGGCGGTGTGCTCGAGGCGGATTCTCCGAATGCGTTCGGCACGGGCGACGTGTATTTGGGTGCGGGCGGCGTCACCATCGCGGCGACTTCGCCCGTGTCCATCGTCGGCAAGTACACGCAGCTCGCCGGCACGACGCTCGAACTCGACATCGACGGCAAAGGCGCCGGCCAATTGCACGTTGGCAATCAACTCACCATCGCAGGCGGCACGCTGCACGTGAAGTTCGTGAACGGCTTTGCGCCCAAGGTCGGCGACACCATCGATCTGATCGATGGCAATGGGGCGAACAAGCAGTTCACGACGATCACGGTCGACGGCCACATGGCGACACCCGTTTATTCGGCGAACGGGGTGTCGGTGCACATCGATTCGTAA
- a CDS encoding glycosyltransferase family 2 protein, which translates to MSKVYRYVSRATGSDAVARSLDAVSRFPLSCVATALKLTADGRKKPMDKMALEARIQKLRPYRPSVSQQLACMNEDTGLWLSIIVPVYNAQAYLLKCIDSVLTQNTALAYELIAVDDGSTDDSSAILDCYANRPRVTVVHIANSGVALARNEGLRHAKGKYVMFVDADDYLPPDCVETLLAPALRHDVDIVQGSYWVVDVTDKIHRTQVFDDSVATRADPDVFDLSGYPWGKVIKRDLFKSVQFPEGMAYEDSVVTLVLLPLANGYVSLSQPVYFYRENPRGLTAVLTRDPKTLDAYWIVLKLLSDRRSLGLPTDNRVLGQVKSHFGALLYGRLANFDNEVKRAVFYLCCLQLEALRRECSGGISSDKVDRLDCAFRTRNFLLWKLLCFFEL; encoded by the coding sequence ATGAGCAAGGTCTATAGGTACGTCTCCAGGGCTACCGGCTCGGACGCCGTTGCCAGGAGCCTCGATGCGGTCTCTCGATTCCCTCTTTCCTGTGTCGCCACGGCCCTCAAGCTGACAGCCGACGGCAGAAAGAAGCCAATGGACAAAATGGCATTGGAGGCACGCATACAGAAACTGAGACCGTATCGGCCATCAGTTTCTCAGCAGTTGGCCTGCATGAATGAGGACACGGGCCTATGGCTTTCCATCATCGTGCCCGTGTACAACGCGCAAGCCTATCTGCTGAAGTGCATTGACTCGGTTCTGACCCAGAACACCGCACTCGCCTACGAACTGATTGCCGTCGATGATGGATCGACGGACGATTCTTCGGCCATTCTCGATTGCTACGCGAACCGCCCCCGCGTAACCGTGGTGCACATCGCGAACAGCGGCGTGGCGCTGGCCCGCAACGAAGGTCTCAGACACGCAAAAGGCAAATACGTGATGTTCGTCGACGCGGACGACTACCTACCGCCGGACTGCGTCGAGACCCTACTCGCTCCCGCACTTCGACACGACGTCGATATCGTGCAAGGCAGTTACTGGGTCGTCGACGTGACGGACAAAATACATAGGACGCAGGTCTTCGACGATTCGGTCGCGACTCGCGCTGATCCCGATGTCTTCGATCTGTCGGGGTATCCGTGGGGAAAAGTCATCAAGCGCGATCTTTTCAAAAGCGTGCAGTTTCCGGAGGGCATGGCGTATGAAGATTCGGTCGTCACGCTGGTCCTGCTTCCGCTGGCCAATGGCTATGTGAGCCTCAGTCAGCCGGTCTACTTTTATCGCGAGAACCCGCGCGGCCTGACGGCTGTCTTGACCAGGGATCCAAAGACACTGGATGCCTATTGGATTGTATTGAAGCTTCTGTCGGACAGACGTTCATTGGGCCTGCCGACTGACAACCGGGTCCTCGGGCAGGTTAAGAGTCATTTCGGCGCACTGCTCTACGGGAGGCTTGCCAATTTCGACAATGAGGTAAAGCGCGCAGTCTTCTATCTATGCTGCCTTCAACTGGAAGCGTTGCGAAGGGAATGCAGCGGTGGCATAAGCAGCGACAAGGTCGATAGGCTCGATTGCGCTTTCCGCACACGAAATTTCCTGCTCTGGAAGTTGCTTTGTTTTTTCGAGTTGTAA
- a CDS encoding glycosyltransferase family 4 protein: MKIVLVVNSMGEPGGAERVAAVLSAAWAQRNDTVTLVPTYSKHGGCFFPIDEKVRMIYLADRVKHSPLRRVNYIARLAELRKLFVEEQPDVIVSFLTNVNINVILASRGLRIPVIACEHNDPVADGRPFLWKLLCRLTYPRATALTFLSQSMATPFEKMRSGDTPHIAVMPNPIPDELFSMTRPQRVEGRKRLISVGRLNPQKHYELLIETFAKVAHDFEDWDLWIWGEGPERPMLTRRIAELNLSRRVFLPGSTQAAWDEMAAADAFVLSSRFEGMPVALMESMALGVPAVSFDCPSGPRELMRDGQDGLLIPPGDATALAAGLRRMLSDQALREELGVRGARSIRDRYSVAHILTIWDRLFGQLPGLKGFAGARRCR; the protein is encoded by the coding sequence GTGAAAATTGTTCTTGTCGTCAATTCAATGGGTGAGCCGGGCGGCGCCGAACGGGTCGCCGCGGTGCTGTCGGCCGCGTGGGCCCAGCGCAATGACACCGTTACGCTCGTGCCGACCTACAGCAAACATGGTGGATGTTTTTTTCCCATCGACGAGAAGGTGCGGATGATCTATCTGGCCGACCGCGTCAAGCATAGCCCGCTGCGACGGGTCAACTACATCGCGAGACTGGCGGAGTTGCGCAAGCTATTCGTGGAAGAACAGCCCGACGTCATCGTGTCGTTTTTGACCAACGTGAACATCAACGTGATCCTGGCTTCACGGGGCCTGCGCATTCCGGTGATCGCCTGCGAGCACAACGATCCGGTGGCCGATGGCCGCCCGTTTCTGTGGAAGCTGCTTTGCCGGCTCACCTACCCGCGGGCCACCGCGCTCACGTTCCTTTCCCAATCGATGGCAACGCCGTTCGAGAAGATGCGCTCGGGAGACACGCCTCACATTGCCGTGATGCCGAATCCGATTCCGGACGAGCTTTTCAGCATGACGAGGCCGCAGCGCGTGGAAGGCAGAAAGCGCCTGATTTCAGTGGGTCGTCTGAACCCCCAGAAGCACTACGAGCTGCTGATCGAAACCTTTGCGAAGGTCGCGCACGATTTCGAGGATTGGGATCTGTGGATCTGGGGCGAAGGCCCTGAGCGGCCGATGCTCACCCGCAGGATTGCAGAGCTCAATCTGTCCAGGCGGGTATTTCTGCCGGGCAGCACGCAGGCTGCATGGGATGAGATGGCCGCCGCGGACGCTTTCGTACTGTCGTCCCGCTTTGAAGGGATGCCGGTGGCGCTGATGGAGAGCATGGCGCTCGGTGTGCCGGCGGTCTCGTTCGACTGCCCGAGCGGGCCGCGCGAGTTGATGCGCGACGGGCAGGACGGTCTGCTGATCCCACCGGGCGATGCAACAGCGCTCGCCGCCGGACTGCGGCGCATGCTGTCGGACCAGGCGCTGCGCGAAGAGCTCGGCGTCAGGGGCGCGCGCTCGATCCGGGATCGCTATTCCGTTGCCCATATTCTGACGATCTGGGATCGCCTGTTCGGTCAGCTGCCAGGGTTGAAGGGTTTTGCTGGAGCACGAAGATGCCGATGA
- the murJ gene encoding murein biosynthesis integral membrane protein MurJ has protein sequence MFQLTRWRERVLSTHPDHARIARSLARVSAFVLIGKCAGALKEMAIAYKYGVSSIVDAYQFTFSMVNWLPTTLLSVAGVVLVPMFVNLRAQKKEDVAQFVGELEGAALVSGLLVAIVLYVGWPFVMQHLGPDAPSTTRDLSREMMYWLAPTGVLTLGAGIYAARLQANEKHVNTLLEGLPAAVILVSVLVASPDAGLVSIVFGTVVGLALQMLCLRWLAGRTDGVSSRVRLSMRSPHLGEAWLSMRTLMVGQVAVCFAGPLDQYLVANLEAGSNSTLGYANRVLALLLSVGAMAAARATLPIFSDIRRQGDARRARRTALFWALATLAAGLVCALVSWFLAPTAIAVLFERGAFTPEDTVRVASAFRWGLLQVPFYFALMVVWQLFASEGRFRLVTNISLLAFAVKVGASFVLVHLFGVAGVQISLALMYVTAFVLAISMLRSSSTSRHDSEMR, from the coding sequence ATGTTCCAACTGACTCGCTGGCGCGAGCGGGTGCTCAGTACGCATCCTGACCATGCACGCATCGCACGGAGCCTGGCGCGCGTCTCTGCGTTCGTGCTCATCGGGAAATGTGCCGGAGCGCTGAAGGAAATGGCGATTGCGTACAAGTATGGAGTCAGCAGCATTGTCGATGCGTATCAGTTCACGTTTTCGATGGTGAACTGGTTGCCAACCACATTGCTGTCCGTGGCAGGTGTGGTGCTCGTGCCGATGTTCGTCAACCTGCGCGCGCAAAAGAAGGAAGACGTGGCGCAGTTCGTCGGCGAGCTCGAAGGGGCCGCGCTAGTGAGCGGTCTTCTGGTTGCTATCGTCCTATACGTCGGCTGGCCGTTCGTGATGCAGCACCTTGGGCCGGATGCGCCGTCGACGACGCGCGACTTGTCCCGCGAAATGATGTACTGGCTCGCGCCCACAGGTGTACTGACGCTCGGCGCGGGGATTTATGCCGCGCGGCTGCAGGCCAACGAAAAGCATGTGAATACATTGCTCGAGGGGCTGCCTGCCGCGGTGATTCTCGTGAGCGTACTCGTGGCTTCGCCCGACGCGGGCCTCGTGTCGATCGTCTTCGGAACTGTGGTCGGCCTGGCGCTGCAGATGCTTTGCCTCAGGTGGCTTGCCGGACGCACCGACGGCGTGTCGAGCCGGGTCAGGCTCTCCATGCGCTCTCCGCATCTGGGCGAAGCATGGCTGTCCATGCGCACCCTCATGGTCGGCCAGGTCGCCGTCTGTTTCGCCGGACCGCTCGACCAATACCTGGTCGCGAATCTCGAAGCGGGATCGAATAGCACGCTTGGCTACGCGAACCGCGTACTCGCGTTGTTGCTCAGTGTAGGGGCGATGGCTGCCGCGCGCGCCACGCTGCCCATCTTCTCCGACATCCGCAGGCAGGGTGATGCGCGGCGTGCGCGCCGAACGGCGCTTTTCTGGGCGCTCGCCACGCTCGCTGCTGGTCTCGTTTGTGCGCTGGTGTCGTGGTTCCTCGCTCCGACTGCGATCGCCGTTCTGTTCGAGCGAGGTGCGTTCACGCCAGAAGATACGGTGAGAGTGGCAAGCGCATTTCGTTGGGGACTTTTGCAAGTACCGTTCTATTTTGCGTTGATGGTCGTGTGGCAACTCTTTGCCAGCGAAGGACGCTTCAGACTAGTGACAAACATCTCCTTGCTGGCGTTCGCGGTGAAGGTAGGGGCCAGCTTCGTGCTAGTTCACTTATTCGGAGTCGCGGGTGTGCAGATTTCACTTGCTTTGATGTACGTAACCGCATTCGTGCTTGCGATCAGCATGCTGCGGAGCAGTTCAACTTCGCGGCACGACAGCGAAATGCGCTGA
- a CDS encoding glycosyltransferase, producing MRIVHVISGLRVGGAEMMLYRLIQASQRDGVQHTVISMSSLDTMSERIRSLGVEVRILGMSRSLPNPLMLFRLVRWLIELRPDVVQTWMYHADLFGGIAARIARIVAGRGERRGGTLRLAWGVHQTEFPSLRSGTKLAIVAKFCAWLSTRLPDVIICCADAARISHVRGGYCSTRMQVIFNGFDLDLFKPRRRDSDPLRKALGLDPATKIVGIVGRYDPAKDYGTFINAVARVSAMEPDCRFVMIGRGLDESNRELTAMIDRAGIRDVCRLTGASNDVHLLMSALDVFCLSSRSEGLPTVVGEAMACGVPCVATDVGDTAALMGETGRLVPSGDPDALAAGIVSLLSLDREGREQLGKLARTRMATRFSIERCWASYRHVYSTRDQAFGFGIDRT from the coding sequence ATGAGAATCGTCCATGTCATCTCCGGGCTGCGGGTAGGCGGGGCCGAAATGATGCTCTATCGGCTGATCCAGGCGTCGCAGCGCGATGGTGTCCAGCACACGGTGATCTCCATGTCGTCACTCGACACGATGAGCGAGCGCATACGATCGCTCGGTGTCGAAGTGCGGATACTCGGCATGTCGCGGAGTTTGCCCAATCCGCTCATGCTGTTTCGCCTCGTGCGCTGGCTGATCGAACTGCGTCCTGACGTTGTGCAAACCTGGATGTATCACGCGGATCTGTTTGGCGGAATCGCCGCGCGCATCGCCCGGATCGTCGCGGGACGGGGCGAACGACGAGGCGGTACCTTGAGGCTCGCCTGGGGTGTGCATCAGACCGAGTTCCCATCGCTGCGTTCGGGCACGAAGCTGGCAATCGTCGCGAAGTTCTGTGCGTGGCTGTCAACGCGCCTGCCCGACGTGATCATCTGCTGCGCTGACGCGGCGCGCATCTCGCACGTCCGAGGCGGCTATTGCAGTACGCGAATGCAGGTGATTTTCAACGGCTTCGATCTCGACTTGTTCAAGCCGCGCCGGCGCGACAGCGATCCGTTGCGCAAGGCGCTCGGACTGGACCCTGCGACGAAGATTGTCGGCATAGTCGGCCGCTACGACCCTGCCAAGGACTATGGCACTTTCATCAACGCCGTAGCGAGGGTGTCTGCAATGGAGCCGGACTGCCGCTTCGTCATGATTGGCCGGGGCCTTGACGAGAGCAATCGGGAACTCACGGCGATGATCGACCGCGCGGGCATCAGGGACGTTTGTCGACTTACGGGCGCAAGCAATGACGTGCACCTGCTGATGTCCGCTTTGGACGTCTTCTGTCTATCGTCACGAAGCGAGGGACTGCCGACGGTGGTTGGCGAAGCGATGGCATGCGGTGTCCCCTGCGTGGCGACCGATGTAGGCGATACCGCGGCATTGATGGGAGAAACCGGCCGTCTGGTTCCGAGCGGCGATCCGGACGCGCTCGCCGCTGGTATCGTTAGCCTGCTTTCGCTCGACCGCGAGGGACGCGAACAGCTCGGCAAGCTGGCGCGCACGCGAATGGCAACACGCTTTTCAATCGAGCGCTGCTGGGCAAGCTACCGGCACGTCTATTCGACGCGCGACCAGGCGTTCGGGTTCGGTATTGATCGCACGTGA
- a CDS encoding glycosyltransferase family 4 protein → MPTNKVILLANTDWYLFNFRLSLAQTLRERGFEVILLSPDGSYGPKLRALGFTWEAIPMERRSLNPWREVGLILWLARVFRRERPLLVHGFTIKGAVYSSLAARLAGVPIRVNGIDGLGYVFTSDELRARMLRPVVSNLMRFAFNGERSAVVLQNSSDVALFKRSRIAADRAVRLVRGAGVNLTRYRPREPAETKKGAPLRIVLAARLIWEKGIGEFVEASRILKSEGRSVIFLLAGSPDEGNPAAIQRSKIEEWDRDNLLTWLGHVSDMPALLSEVDVVVLPSYYREGLPTTLIEGAACALPLITTDAPGCREVVSRNGDDGILIPARDPKALADAIRMLDDDRALGAKLGLAARAKVQTEFDENIVLAKLLSIYQELGAASPVPATVPVPVAGLVATPPEGTSP, encoded by the coding sequence GTGCCGACGAATAAAGTCATTCTTCTCGCGAACACGGACTGGTATCTCTTCAACTTCCGCTTGTCGCTCGCACAAACCCTACGAGAGCGCGGGTTCGAGGTGATCCTGCTATCGCCCGACGGCAGTTATGGGCCGAAGCTTCGAGCTCTCGGTTTTACCTGGGAGGCGATTCCGATGGAACGGCGCAGCCTCAACCCATGGCGCGAGGTCGGCCTCATTCTATGGCTCGCACGCGTTTTCAGACGCGAGCGTCCGCTGCTCGTCCACGGCTTTACGATCAAGGGCGCAGTCTATAGCTCGCTCGCGGCGCGGCTGGCCGGCGTGCCGATTCGCGTCAACGGCATCGATGGCCTCGGTTACGTGTTCACGAGCGATGAACTGCGCGCCCGCATGCTGCGTCCCGTGGTGAGCAATCTCATGCGCTTCGCCTTCAATGGGGAACGCTCCGCCGTCGTTCTGCAGAATTCGTCGGACGTCGCGCTCTTCAAGCGGTCTCGCATCGCTGCGGACCGGGCGGTGCGGCTCGTGAGAGGCGCGGGGGTGAACCTGACACGCTACCGGCCGCGCGAGCCGGCCGAGACGAAAAAAGGTGCGCCGTTGCGCATCGTGCTGGCGGCGAGGCTGATCTGGGAAAAGGGTATCGGCGAATTCGTCGAAGCGTCTCGGATACTGAAGAGCGAAGGCCGTTCGGTGATTTTCCTGCTGGCGGGCTCTCCCGACGAGGGCAATCCAGCCGCGATTCAGCGCAGCAAGATCGAGGAATGGGACCGCGACAACCTGCTTACCTGGCTGGGGCACGTCAGTGATATGCCCGCCTTGCTTTCGGAGGTCGATGTGGTCGTGTTGCCGAGCTACTATCGGGAAGGTTTGCCGACGACGCTGATCGAGGGCGCAGCCTGCGCGCTACCGCTGATCACGACCGATGCGCCCGGCTGCCGCGAAGTGGTGAGCCGCAACGGCGACGATGGCATCCTCATTCCGGCGCGAGACCCCAAAGCGCTCGCCGACGCGATCCGCATGCTCGACGACGATCGCGCGCTCGGCGCCAAGCTGGGCCTTGCCGCGAGAGCGAAGGTGCAAACCGAGTTCGACGAGAACATCGTGCTCGCCAAGTTGCTGTCGATCTATCAGGAGTTGGGCGCCGCGTCGCCGGTCCCGGCGACGGTGCCGGTGCCGGTCGCAGGCTTGGTGGCAACACCGCCGGAGGGGACATCGCCATGA
- a CDS encoding glycosyltransferase family 4 protein has product MKIVLVVNSMGGPGGAERVAAVLSAAWAQRNDTVTLVPTYSKHGGCFFPIDEKVRMIYLADRVRHSPLRRVNYIARLAELRKLFVEEQPDVIVSFLTNVNINVILASRGLRIPVIACEHNDPVADGRPFLWKLLCRLTYPRATALTFLSQSMATPFEKMRSGDTPHIAVMPNPIPDELFSMTRPQRVEGRKRLISVGRLNPQKHYELLIETFAKVAHDFEDWDLWIWGEGPERPMLTRRIAELNLSRRVFLPGSTQAAWDEMAAADAFILSSRFEGMPVALMESMALGVPAVSFDCPSGPRELMRDGQDGLLIPPGDATALAAGLRRMLSDQALREELGVRGARSIRDRYSVAHILTIWDRLFAQLRLG; this is encoded by the coding sequence GTGAAGATTGTTCTTGTCGTCAATTCAATGGGAGGACCGGGCGGCGCCGAACGGGTTGCCGCGGTGCTGTCGGCCGCGTGGGCCCAACGCAACGACACCGTTACGCTCGTGCCGACCTACAGCAAACACGGTGGATGTTTTTTTCCCATCGACGAGAAGGTGCGGATGATCTATCTGGCCGACCGCGTCAGGCATAGCCCGCTGCGACGGGTCAACTACATCGCGAGACTGGCGGAGTTGCGCAAGCTATTCGTGGAAGAGCAGCCCGACGTCATCGTGTCGTTTTTGACCAACGTGAACATCAACGTGATCCTGGCTTCACGGGGCCTGCGCATTCCGGTGATCGCCTGCGAGCACAACGATCCGGTGGCCGATGGCCGCCCGTTTCTGTGGAAGCTGCTTTGCCGGCTCACCTACCCGCGGGCCACCGCGCTCACGTTCCTTTCCCAATCGATGGCAACGCCGTTCGAGAAGATGCGCTCGGGAGACACGCCTCACATTGCCGTGATGCCGAATCCGATTCCGGACGAGCTTTTCAGCATGACGAGGCCGCAGCGCGTGGAAGGCAGAAAGCGCCTTATTTCAGTGGGTCGTCTGAACCCCCAGAAGCACTACGAGCTGCTGATCGAAACCTTTGCGAAGGTCGCGCACGATTTCGAGGATTGGGATCTGTGGATCTGGGGCGAAGGCCCTGAGCGGCCGATGCTCACCCGCAGGATTGCAGAGCTCAATCTGTCCAGGCGGGTATTTCTGCCGGGCAGCACGCAGGCTGCATGGGATGAGATGGCCGCCGCGGACGCTTTCATACTGTCGTCCCGCTTTGAAGGGATGCCGGTGGCGTTGATGGAGAGCATGGCGCTCGGTGTGCCGGCGGTCTCGTTCGACTGCCCGAGCGGGCCGCGCGAGTTGATGCGCGACGGGCAGGACGGTCTGCTGATCCCACCGGGCGATGCAACAGCGCTCGCCGCCGGACTGCGGCGCATGCTGTCGGACCAGGCGCTGCGCGAAGAGCTCGGCGTCAGGGGCGCGCGCTCGATCCGGGATCGCTATTCCGTTGCCCATATTCTGACGATCTGGGATCGCCTGTTCGCCCAGTTGCGCCTGGGTTAA